The following nucleotide sequence is from Syntrophorhabdaceae bacterium.
TCCATGACCCAGGGCAGGGGTTACTTCAGCATGGAATTCTTCCATTACAACCCCGTACCCTCGCATATCTATGAAAATTTGATGAGAAATAGAGAAAAATCAGCAACGGAGGTTCTATATGGCTAAGAAAAAGTACGAAAGGACCAAACCCCATGTGAACATAGGAACCATCGGTCACATAGATCACGGGAAGACGACCCTCACGTCAGCCATTACCAAGTGCCTCGCCAACAAGGGCTGGGCAAA
It contains:
- a CDS encoding GTP-binding protein; translation: MAKKKYERTKPHVNIGTIGHIDHGKTTLTSAITKCLANKGWA